CAATCTGTGGATTGCCTTTTTTTATTTTTCATCCCCCTCATTCATTTAATGAACTGTCATTTCATTAATATCAAACCCATGTTCAATATTTAGAGATTGATCGCCCACTTCTTTATTTCATTGCCATAAAGTGGCTTTGAGTGGCAAAAACCAAAAGGTTTTCATTCCTGCTCCTCGTTAATTTGAATCATGGCCGGACGATACATTTTCGTTCGCATTCAGCCTACGCCTATAGGTGATTTAACAGAGGCAACACGGCAATGAAAACACGTAAAATTGGATTCTTTAATTACATCGCCTACGGTTCTGGCGATTTTCTGGGGGCAGGCACCACCGCTCTGACGGCAGCATGGCTGCTTTATTTCTACACCACCTTTTGCGGCCTTTCGCCCATCGAAGCGACCTTTATTTTTGCTACTGCGCGCGTCGCCGATGCGGTACTGAGCCCGCTGATGGGGTATCTCACTGATAACTTCGGTAACACCTGGCTAGGCAAACGGTTTGGCCGGCGTAAGTTCTTCATTCTGCTCGGTATACCCTGTGTGTTCAGCTACAGCTTTATGTGGGTGGGCGACATGGGATACGTCTACTATCTGCTGACTTATTTGCTGTTCGATATCGTCTACACCATGATTCTGGTGCCATATGAAACACTGGTACCGGAAATGACCGATGACTTTAAACAGAAGACCAAATTCTCTGGCGCACGTATCGCGCTGGCGCAGCTTTCTGCGATTCTGGCGGCGTTCCTGCCGGGCATTTTGTTGCAGCATTTCGGCAAAGATAACGCCATTTCCTTCTTCTACTCGAGTCTGGTCTTTGCGGTGATTTGCGCCTTCGTCCTGACGCTGGTCTATTTCTTTACCTGGGAACGTCCGGAAGAACTCAAATCGGAAGCCACGAAGAAAATTGAACGCGAGCGTCAGCAACTGACGCTGGCACAAAGCCTGAAACGCCTGAAAGTCGAGTTATCTTCCACGTTACGAATCAAAATTTTCCGCCAGCATCTGGGTTTGTACCTTGGCGGGTATATCGCGCAGGATGTGTTTAACGCCGTGTTCACCTATTACGTGGTGTTCGTGCTGATGCAAAGCGCAGCGATTGCTTCCAATCTGATGGGCATGATGGCGATTCTGCAATTCGTGGCGGTGATCGGCATGATCCCGTTGTGCATCCGCTTCGGCCCTGCGCCGTCTTATCGTCTGGCCGTTACGCTGTTCGGGCTGGCGACCATTTCCTACGGTGTGCTGTATTTCACCGGCATGAATGATTCGATGTCATTACTGTTGCTGATTTCCGCGCTGGCCGGTCTGGGACGCGGCGGGATCAACTACGTGCCGTGGAATATCTATACCTATATTGCTGATGTCGATGAAACCATTACCGGTCAGCGCCGCGAAGGGATTTTTGCCGGGGTGATGACGCTGACCCGCAAAGCGTCTCAGGCGGGCGCAGTCATGCTGGTGGGGATCATTCTGCAACTCGCCGGATTTGTTTCCGGGCAAAGCCAGCAGGTACCGGCGGTCGGTCATACGATTCTTGGTGTACTGGTGATCGGGTCATTGCTGATGCTCAGCATGGGTTTCATGATTTCTTTATTCTTCCGCCTGAATCAGAAAACGCACGGCGTGCTGACCCGCGAAACGCAAAAAATGCGTGATGCCAACCGCATCGTCCCGGAACAAATTACACCGGAAGACCGCGCAACGGTCGAAATGCTGACAGGGATGAAATACGAATCTCTGTGGGGCAATAACAACATCGGTTATCTGCATCGCAATAATCCGCCACCCGAAAAGCTGACCCGCGAAAATACTGCTGAAATGCCGGTCCAGGGACGTTTATAAATTTTGAATTCACAGGAGAACCCCATGAAAGTTTTTGAAGTTAAACACAGTGCTTTGCTGCGACAGCCGGAACATTTCATTTCACGCAACGAACTGAAATCGCTGATCCACAACGTGACTGACAATCTGGTGAATATTGAAGATAAAACCGGTGAATTCTTGTTACGCCTCGACGATGGCCGCGTAATTGATACCAAAGGCTGGGCGGGCTGGGAATGGACGCACGGCATCGGGCTTTACGGTATCTATCAGTATTATCAGCAGACCGGCGACGAAAAAATGCGGGCGGTGATCGACGACTGGTTTACCGCACGTCTGGCGGAAGGCACGCCGACCAAAAACGTCAATACCATGAGTCCGTTCCTGACGCTGGCTTATCGTTATGAGGAAACCGGCAATGCGGCATGGCGCCCTTATCTGGAGCGCTGGGCTGAATGGGTGATGTATGAAATGCCGCGCACTGATAAAGGTGCGATGCAGCACATCGTTTATAACAACGAAAATCATCAGCAAATGTGGGACGACACGCTGATGATGAGCGTGCTGCCGCTGGCGAAAATCGGCAAATTACTGGATCGCCCGGAATTTGTTGAAGAAGCGACGTATCAGTTCCTGATGCACGTGCAGTACCTGATGGATCGCGAAACCGGCCTGTGGTTCCACGGCTGGACGTTTGACGGGCATCATAACTTTGCTCAGGCTCGCTGGGCGCGCGGTAACAGCTGGCTGACGATTGCTATTCCGGAATTCCTCGAACTGGTGGATTTACCGGAAAACAACGCAACACGCCGCTATTTATTGCAGGTGCTGGAAAGTCAGGTCAGTGCGCTGGCGAGATGTCAGGACGACAGCGGTTTATGGCATACGCTGCTCGACGATCCGCACTCTTATCTGGAAAGTTCGGCGACCGCTGGTTTTGCCTACGGCATCCTGAAAGCGGTACGTAAACGTTATATCGATGCGTCTTATGCGCCGGTGGCGGAGAAAGCCATTCAGGGTGTGATCAAGCATATCAATCCGACCGGTGAACTGACGCAAACCTCATTCGGCACGGCGATGGGCAATGATCTCGATTTCTACCGTGAAATCGCCCTGACATCTATGCCTTACGGGCAGGCGATGGCGATCCTGTGTCTGTCAGAATATCTGCGGGTCTATTTGTAATATCGTGTTGTAATATCGTGGACAACGGACTGAAATAAAAACGGGCACTCAAAAGGTGCCCGTTTTTGTTTTTCCATCCGCTGTCAGATTTTTTCCAGCAGCACACCAGATTCCATATGGTGCGTATACGGGAACTGATCAAACAAAGCCAGACGCGTGATGCGGTGCGTTTTGCTCAGGGTTTCCAGATTCGCACACAGCGTTTCCGGATTGCAGGAGATATAAAGAATACGGTCATAGCCTGCCACCATTTTCACCGTTTCATCATCCAGCCCGCTGCGCGGTGGATCGACAAAAATGGTGTTGCACTCGTATCCGCTTAAATCGACATCCTGCAAACGGCGGAATTCACGCACGCCATTCAGCGCCTGTGTGAAATCTTCGGCTGCCATGCGGATAATCTGCACGTTATCAATGTGGTTCGCGGCAATGTTGTATTGCGCGGCGGCGACAGAAGGTTTGGCGATTTCGGTCGCCAGTACGCGGCGGAAGTTACGTGCCAGAGCCAGCGAGAAGTTGCCGTTACCGCAGTAAAGTTCCAGTAAATCTCCGGTCGAGTTTTCCGTGGCCTTCAGTGCCCATTCCAGCATCTGAATATTCATCTCGGCGTTTGGCTGAGTGAAGCTGTTTTCCACCTGACGATAAATCATATCGCGGCCCGCGACCGGCAGAACTTCATCAACATAATCCTGGTCGAGCATGATTTTGGTTTTCGCGGCACGTCCAATCAGCTGGATATCAAAACCATCAGCACGCAGCTGGTCACGCAGCGCGGTTGCGGCCTGCTGCCATTCGTCATCAAGCTTACGATGGTAAAGGAGCGAGGCGATGATTTTGCCGCTGCGGGTCGACAGATAGTCGATCTGGAAGATCTTACGGCGCAATGCCGGATCTTGCTTAATAGCCGAAATCAGCACCGGCATCAGACGGTTAATCAGTTCGCTGGCGGTCGGAAACTGGTCCACGCGCACGCGGGCTTTGGTCTGCTGATCAAACATGATGTGGTACAGGTCGCCCTCATCGTGCCAGACGCGAAATTCCGCGCGCATACGATAATGGCTGACAGGAGAACGGAAAACGTCAGGCTGCGGCGCATTAAATGGCGACATCATCGCCGTGAGACGTGCGGTCTTTTCCGCCAGCTGGTCGTCGTACTGTTCAATGGGCAGGTTTTCAGGCGTCATCGGTTATCTCGTCTAACAGGGAATGAATGGACAAACTTAGCGGGGGATTGTAGGGAATGTCTCCGTTAAGTCCACCATTGTTACATTTATATCGTGAAAGCTTACTGGCTATTACGGATGTCTGGATTTCCAAATAGGTTGATCGTACGATTGCGCTTCGGCCTCATTGACTGAGTTAAAAGGGAATCCGGTGTGAATCCGGAACTGGCGCGCAGCGGTATGGGGAAATCACGGCGATAGCATTCTTTATTTTGCAGACACTGTTTCTTCCTTCTCTCCTTATATAGGAAAGGAGAAAGAGGAGATGGGAAGTCATCGCCCGGTGCGGGTAATTTCAATTAATTACGGTGTAATTAATAAGCCTGCAAATCCTAAGTCCGAAGACCTGCCGATGTTACGTCGCATTAATCATCGTCGTCGCGAATTACCGCCGGTGATCCTCTGCGGCATCCGCCAATTAAGTTTGGATGCTCGATTCATGACAATTAAAAAGCACGTGCTGCTGACGGCATTATCCGTCACGGCTTTTTCAGGGTGGGCGCAAGACAGCACTTCCACAAACAGCAGCGATAATATGGTCGTTACTGCTAACCGTTTTCCACAGCCCGTTTCTTCTGTATTAGCGCCGACGGATATCGTCACGCGTGAAGATATCGACCGGTGGCAGTCAAAATCCGTGGCCGATGTGTTGCGTCGTTTACCTGGCGTGGATATCAGCCAGAGCGGCGGAATGGGGCAACTGACCTCTGTATATGTTCGCGGTACCAGCTCCAGCCACACATTGGTCCTGATGGATGGTGTGCGTCTCAATCAGGCGGGTATTTCCGGATCAGTAGATATCAGCCAGATCCCTCTTTCATTAGTTCAGCGCATTGAATTTATTCGCGGCCCGCGTTCGGCGGTTTATGGCTCGGATGCCATCGGCGGCGTCATTAATATTATTACGACACGCGACAAAGACGGCACAACGCTCGGCGCGGGTATCGGCTCACACGGCTATCAGAACTACAACGGCTCAACGCAGCAGAAATTAGGTGAGAACACCACGCTGACGGCAGCAGGGGATTACACCTACACCCGTGGGATTGACGTGGTCGCTGACGGCAATAACGGCGGCGTTCCTCAGCCCGACCGCGACGGCTTCATGAGCAAGACGCTGTATCTGGCGCTGCAACATCAGTTCAATGAAGAGATCAGCGGCTTTGCGCGCGCCTACGGGTATGACAACCGCACGGCTTATGATGCGTATTACTCGCCGGGCAGCGCGCTGATTGATACCCGCCAGCTTTACAGCCGGACATATGACACAGGTCTGCGTTATCAGAACGGCATTTATGCCACGCAGCTCATCGGCAGCTACAGCCACGTCAAAGACTATAACTACGATCCGAAATATGGCCCGTATGACGCCTCCGCTTCCCTGGACGATTCCGATCAGTACAACGTGCAATGGGGTAATACGTTCCAGATATGGAAAGGGGAAGTCAGCGCAGGTCTGGACTGGCAGAAACTGACTACCGAGCCGGGTACCAGCTATCTTGCCGATGGCTATGATCAGCACAATACCGGCGTGTATCTGACCACGCAGCAAAAAATCAGCGATTTCACACTGGAAGGCGCGGTGCGCAGCGACGACAACTCCCAGTTTGGTCAGCACACCACCTGGCAGAGCAGCGCCGCATGGGAGTTTATCGATGGCTATCGCCTGATTGCTTCCTACGGTACCGCTTATAAATCACCGAACCTGAGTCAGCTCTACAGTGATTACTATGGTAATCCCGATCTGAAGCCGGAAGAGAGTAAGCAATGGGAAGGCGGGCTTGAAGGCCTGACGGGTCCGCTGGACTGGCGCTTGTCCGTCTATCGTAATGACATCGATCAGATGATCTCTTACAACGACTCGACCAGCAATTATTACAACATCGGCAAAGCGACCATCAAAGGCGTTGAATGGACGGGTTCCTTTGATACCGGCCCGTTGCAGCACAAGATTACTCTGGAATATCTCGACCCTCGTGATGCGACAACCAACGAAATTCTGACCCGTCGTGCCAAGCAGCAGGCTAAATACCAGATTGACTGGGACATCGCTGACATTGACTGGTCGATCAACTATCAGTATCTGGGACAGCGTTACGATACCGACTACGGAACCTATCCTTATCAGACCGTTAAACTGGGCGGTGTTAGTTTGTGGGATCTCGCGGCATCATATCCTGTGACCTCACACCTGACAGTTCGTGGTAGAATTGCCAACTTGTTTGATAAAGATTACGAGACGGCTTATGGCTATGCCACACCAGGACGTGAGTACTACCTCTCTGGAAGCTATACCTTCTGATACAACACAAGTTCCTGACCGCCCGACGGTGCTGGTTTTCGATTCCGGTGTCGGCGGGTTGTCGGTGTATGATGAGGTCCGGCAGATGTTGCCGGACCTGCACTATATATATGCCTTCGATAATGTGGCTTTCCCCTACGGCGAGAAATCCGAAGAGTTTATCGTTGAGCGCGTGGTGGAGATTGTCACCGCTGTCGCGAAACGCCATCCCCTCTCTATTATTGTCATCGCCTGTAACACCGCGAGTACCGTCTCCCTCCCTGCATTACGCGCCAAATTCAGTTGCCCCGTTGTCGGGGTTGTCCCTGCGATTAAGCCCGCTGCTAAATTGACGCGTAATGGTGTGGTCGGATTGCTGGCGACGCGCGCGAC
The Rahnella variigena genome window above contains:
- a CDS encoding beta-galactosidase BglB produces the protein MKVFEVKHSALLRQPEHFISRNELKSLIHNVTDNLVNIEDKTGEFLLRLDDGRVIDTKGWAGWEWTHGIGLYGIYQYYQQTGDEKMRAVIDDWFTARLAEGTPTKNVNTMSPFLTLAYRYEETGNAAWRPYLERWAEWVMYEMPRTDKGAMQHIVYNNENHQQMWDDTLMMSVLPLAKIGKLLDRPEFVEEATYQFLMHVQYLMDRETGLWFHGWTFDGHHNFAQARWARGNSWLTIAIPEFLELVDLPENNATRRYLLQVLESQVSALARCQDDSGLWHTLLDDPHSYLESSATAGFAYGILKAVRKRYIDASYAPVAEKAIQGVIKHINPTGELTQTSFGTAMGNDLDFYREIALTSMPYGQAMAILCLSEYLRVYL
- the btuB gene encoding TonB-dependent vitamin B12 receptor BtuB, with translation MTIKKHVLLTALSVTAFSGWAQDSTSTNSSDNMVVTANRFPQPVSSVLAPTDIVTREDIDRWQSKSVADVLRRLPGVDISQSGGMGQLTSVYVRGTSSSHTLVLMDGVRLNQAGISGSVDISQIPLSLVQRIEFIRGPRSAVYGSDAIGGVINIITTRDKDGTTLGAGIGSHGYQNYNGSTQQKLGENTTLTAAGDYTYTRGIDVVADGNNGGVPQPDRDGFMSKTLYLALQHQFNEEISGFARAYGYDNRTAYDAYYSPGSALIDTRQLYSRTYDTGLRYQNGIYATQLIGSYSHVKDYNYDPKYGPYDASASLDDSDQYNVQWGNTFQIWKGEVSAGLDWQKLTTEPGTSYLADGYDQHNTGVYLTTQQKISDFTLEGAVRSDDNSQFGQHTTWQSSAAWEFIDGYRLIASYGTAYKSPNLSQLYSDYYGNPDLKPEESKQWEGGLEGLTGPLDWRLSVYRNDIDQMISYNDSTSNYYNIGKATIKGVEWTGSFDTGPLQHKITLEYLDPRDATTNEILTRRAKQQAKYQIDWDIADIDWSINYQYLGQRYDTDYGTYPYQTVKLGGVSLWDLAASYPVTSHLTVRGRIANLFDKDYETAYGYATPGREYYLSGSYTF
- a CDS encoding MFS transporter, producing the protein MKTRKIGFFNYIAYGSGDFLGAGTTALTAAWLLYFYTTFCGLSPIEATFIFATARVADAVLSPLMGYLTDNFGNTWLGKRFGRRKFFILLGIPCVFSYSFMWVGDMGYVYYLLTYLLFDIVYTMILVPYETLVPEMTDDFKQKTKFSGARIALAQLSAILAAFLPGILLQHFGKDNAISFFYSSLVFAVICAFVLTLVYFFTWERPEELKSEATKKIERERQQLTLAQSLKRLKVELSSTLRIKIFRQHLGLYLGGYIAQDVFNAVFTYYVVFVLMQSAAIASNLMGMMAILQFVAVIGMIPLCIRFGPAPSYRLAVTLFGLATISYGVLYFTGMNDSMSLLLLISALAGLGRGGINYVPWNIYTYIADVDETITGQRREGIFAGVMTLTRKASQAGAVMLVGIILQLAGFVSGQSQQVPAVGHTILGVLVIGSLLMLSMGFMISLFFRLNQKTHGVLTRETQKMRDANRIVPEQITPEDRATVEMLTGMKYESLWGNNNIGYLHRNNPPPEKLTRENTAEMPVQGRL
- the trmA gene encoding tRNA (uridine(54)-C5)-methyltransferase TrmA — its product is MTPENLPIEQYDDQLAEKTARLTAMMSPFNAPQPDVFRSPVSHYRMRAEFRVWHDEGDLYHIMFDQQTKARVRVDQFPTASELINRLMPVLISAIKQDPALRRKIFQIDYLSTRSGKIIASLLYHRKLDDEWQQAATALRDQLRADGFDIQLIGRAAKTKIMLDQDYVDEVLPVAGRDMIYRQVENSFTQPNAEMNIQMLEWALKATENSTGDLLELYCGNGNFSLALARNFRRVLATEIAKPSVAAAQYNIAANHIDNVQIIRMAAEDFTQALNGVREFRRLQDVDLSGYECNTIFVDPPRSGLDDETVKMVAGYDRILYISCNPETLCANLETLSKTHRITRLALFDQFPYTHHMESGVLLEKI